The bacterium region GCGGAGACTCCCGGTCGCTTGGCTTTAAGGATGGACCAAGACTCGCGGGGCATCCATCGTTCTTCCATCACATCGTCGGGGTGTTCTGCCAGAAGCTTTTCCTTTTGCTCTGTGTTCCAGTTTGAGTGGTAGATACCACGGTCGAGGTCGAGGGTAATACGCGTGATGTTAACCCCTGGGGTGCTTTCATCAAGTATCTTTTCGCCGTTAATATCGAACACAAGGCAGTCGTTGCCGAGGGTTGAGCTAACGATGTAAAAGTGATTGACCAAAGCATGCGACTGAAGCGTCGTGCCCGCCGAATAGGCGCTAGGCCAAAGTATTAGCTCCGCACCTTGGGCGGCCATGCTGTCGAAGACAATCGGGAAGTTGGTATCAAAGCAGATTGCAAACCCGATCACTCCAAAGTCTGCCTTATAAACAGGCGCATCCTTACCGGGCTTGAGGTTGGGGAACTGGTCCCATTCATAGCATGGATAGGCTTTGTCGTACATAAAGGCGACCTGCCCCTGCCTGTCAAGCAGCACAGCAGTGTTGTAAACGCTGTCCCCATCCTTACGGTAGATAGGAGACACGACGTAGGTGTTATGCTTCTTCGCCAGTTCCGCCATGCGGGTAATGGGGGGGGCATTGAGGTCATGGACCTCAGAGTCTGGCCATGACTCGGGGAGGACAATAATATCCGTCCCCTTTGCCCCCTCTTCATCGACGAGATTGGCGATTTCATCGATTGGCTTGCCATAGAAGCTAAAGCTGGATACTCGTACCGGTCTGCCTATCGTTTCACTCATTTAACCACCTCTTTAAGCCAGGTAAGGAATTCCTCAGGGCAGTTGCGGCTGACGACAGGCACAACCTCAAGGGCGTCTTGATTTCCAGTTAGACCATATACGGTCGTCGCGAGTTCCTTCACTCGCATAAAGCCTTCGACAGGCCAATTGCGTCGTTCTCTTGTCTCGGATATGAAG contains the following coding sequences:
- a CDS encoding carbon-nitrogen hydrolase family protein, whose protein sequence is MSETIGRPVRVSSFSFYGKPIDEIANLVDEEGAKGTDIIVLPESWPDSEVHDLNAPPITRMAELAKKHNTYVVSPIYRKDGDSVYNTAVLLDRQGQVAFMYDKAYPCYEWDQFPNLKPGKDAPVYKADFGVIGFAICFDTNFPIVFDSMAAQGAELILWPSAYSAGTTLQSHALVNHFYIVSSTLGNDCLVFDINGEKILDESTPGVNITRITLDLDRGIYHSNWNTEQKEKLLAEHPDDVMEERWMPRESWSILKAKRPGVSARALAREYGLEELRDYKKRSLNTVDQRRGFKLPQVD